A genomic stretch from Lepisosteus oculatus isolate fLepOcu1 chromosome 7, fLepOcu1.hap2, whole genome shotgun sequence includes:
- the dennd6b gene encoding protein DENND6B isoform X2 — protein sequence MDLFESGESRSYGKAERGAEVVASRVPWARFSSWLECVCVVTFDLELGQAIELVYPHDVKLTEKEKTSICYLSFPDSYSGCLGDTQFSFRVRQSVGQKTSWFRDEDAYNRDAPVTLQSLVLVSRLPYVNLFQSLLQLIAPEYFEKLEPCLEAVCNEIDQWPSPVPGQTLNLPVMGVVLQVRIPSRNDKPGASPLKQSYKENLLPAPMVLPTVHELDVFKCFQSILIHSQMLWELMLLGEPVVVMASSPTVSSETVLALISCVSPLKYCCDFRPYFTIHDSEFKEYTTRTQAPPNVILGVTNPFFIKTFQYWPHIIRLGDLKMSGDLPKQVKVKKLAKLKTLDTKPGIYTAYKTFLHKDKALIKRLLKGIQRKRPSEVQSAILRRHFLELTQSFIIPLERYVASLMPLQRAVTPWKNPPQIRSFNQEEFMKTLEHAGPQLTSVLKGDWLGLYRRFFRSPNFDGWYRLRHKEMTQKLECLHLEVICEADLLAWIKDKSEVEIVDLILKLREKLMRAHRQQLPVKEEMLQRLELYIQTIISSLPEDLQAVLRRH from the exons ATGGACCTGTTCGAAAGCGGCGAAAGTCGCAGCTATGGGAAAGCGGAGAGAGGCGCTGAGGTGGTGGCCAGCCGGGTGCCGTGGGCCCGCTTCTCCTCTTGGCTGGAGTGCGTGTGCGTTGTCACCTTCGACCTGGAGCTCGGGCAGGCCATCGAG cTTGTGTATCCCCATGATGTTAAACTAACAGAGAAAGAA AAAACAAGCATTTGCTACTTGTCCTTTCCAGACTCCTACTCAG GTTGTCTTGGAGACACCCAGTTCAGCTTTAGAGTGCGTCAGTCAGTGGGACAGAAGACATCATGGTTTCGAGATGAGGATGCTTACAACAGAGATGCACCCGTGACGCTACAG tcTCTGGTTCTGGTTTCCAGGCTGCCCTATGTCAATCTCTTCCAGTCTCTTTTGCAGCTGATTGCTCCGGAATACTTTGAGAAACTAGAGCCCTGCCTGGAGGCAG TGTGCAATGAGATTGATCAGTGGCCTTCTCCAGTGCCAGGACAGACACTGAATCTGCCAGTGATGGGAGTAGTATTGCAG GTCAGGATCCCTTCGAGGAATGACAAGCCTGGGGCCAGTCCTCTGAAGCAGTCGTACAAGGAG AACCTTCTTCCAGCTCCCATGGTCCTACCTACAGTCCATGAGCTAGACGTATTCAA GTGTTTCCAGTCAATCCTGATTCACAGTCAGATGCTCTGGGAGCTGATGTTACTAGGAGAGCCTGTTGTTGTCATGGCATCATCCCCAACAGTTTCCTCAGAAACTGTACTGGCCCTTATCAG CTGTGTGAGTCCGCTAAAATACTGCTGTGACTTTCGACCTTACTTCACAATTCATGACAGCGAATTTAAAGAGTACACAACCAGGACTCAGGCTCC ACCAAATGTGATCCTGGGAGTTACAAACCCCTTTTTCATCAAGACCTTCCAGTACTGGCCTCACATCATTCGCTTAGGAGATCTCAAGATGTCAG GGGATTTGCCAAAACAAGTGAAAGTGAAGAAACTGGCAAAACTAAAGACACTAGATACAAAGCCAG GTATTTATACAGCTTACAAAACATTTCTTCACAAAGACAAGGCCCTAATTAAAAGACTGTTAAAA ggAATTCAAAGGAAGAGACCATCAGAGGTACAGAGTGCAATTCTGAGGCGCCATTTCCTAGAGCTCACACAGAGCTTCATTATTCCACTG GAGCGTTATGTAGCAAGCCTGATGCCTCTCCAGAGAGCTGTGACGCCTTGGAAA AACCCTCCTCAAATCCGGTCCTTCAACCAGGAGGAGTTCATGAAGACGCTGGAGCACGCAGGACCTCAGCTCACTTCTGTGCTGAAGGGAGACTGGCTGGGCCTGTATCG gagatTTTTCAGGTCCCCAAACTTTGATGGCTGGTATCGCCTTCGACACAAAGAAATGACCCAAAAACTGGAGTGTCTTCACTTGGAGGTTATCTGCGAGGCC GACTTGCTGGCTTGGATTAAAGATAAATCCGAAGTAGAGATCGTGGACTTAATCCTGAAACTGCGAGAAAAGCTG ATGAGAGCCCACCGCCAGCAGCTGCCAGTCAAGGAGGAGATGCTGCAGAGACTGGAGCTCTACATCCAGACCATCATCAGCTCCCTTCCAGAGGACTTACAGGCCGTCCTCCGGCGCCACTGA
- the dennd6b gene encoding protein DENND6B isoform X1 — MDLFESGESRSYGKAERGAEVVASRVPWARFSSWLECVCVVTFDLELGQAIELVYPHDVKLTEKEKTSICYLSFPDSYSGCLGDTQFSFRVRQSVGQKTSWFRDEDAYNRDAPVTLQRELAHYYGYVYFRQVKDVSVKRGYFQKSLVLVSRLPYVNLFQSLLQLIAPEYFEKLEPCLEAVCNEIDQWPSPVPGQTLNLPVMGVVLQVRIPSRNDKPGASPLKQSYKENLLPAPMVLPTVHELDVFKCFQSILIHSQMLWELMLLGEPVVVMASSPTVSSETVLALISCVSPLKYCCDFRPYFTIHDSEFKEYTTRTQAPPNVILGVTNPFFIKTFQYWPHIIRLGDLKMSGDLPKQVKVKKLAKLKTLDTKPGIYTAYKTFLHKDKALIKRLLKGIQRKRPSEVQSAILRRHFLELTQSFIIPLERYVASLMPLQRAVTPWKNPPQIRSFNQEEFMKTLEHAGPQLTSVLKGDWLGLYRRFFRSPNFDGWYRLRHKEMTQKLECLHLEVICEADLLAWIKDKSEVEIVDLILKLREKLMRAHRQQLPVKEEMLQRLELYIQTIISSLPEDLQAVLRRH, encoded by the exons ATGGACCTGTTCGAAAGCGGCGAAAGTCGCAGCTATGGGAAAGCGGAGAGAGGCGCTGAGGTGGTGGCCAGCCGGGTGCCGTGGGCCCGCTTCTCCTCTTGGCTGGAGTGCGTGTGCGTTGTCACCTTCGACCTGGAGCTCGGGCAGGCCATCGAG cTTGTGTATCCCCATGATGTTAAACTAACAGAGAAAGAA AAAACAAGCATTTGCTACTTGTCCTTTCCAGACTCCTACTCAG GTTGTCTTGGAGACACCCAGTTCAGCTTTAGAGTGCGTCAGTCAGTGGGACAGAAGACATCATGGTTTCGAGATGAGGATGCTTACAACAGAGATGCACCCGTGACGCTACAG AGAGAACTGGCACATTACTATGGCTATGTATATTTCAGACAAGTTAAGGATGTGTCTGTGAAGAGAGGATATTTCCAAAAG tcTCTGGTTCTGGTTTCCAGGCTGCCCTATGTCAATCTCTTCCAGTCTCTTTTGCAGCTGATTGCTCCGGAATACTTTGAGAAACTAGAGCCCTGCCTGGAGGCAG TGTGCAATGAGATTGATCAGTGGCCTTCTCCAGTGCCAGGACAGACACTGAATCTGCCAGTGATGGGAGTAGTATTGCAG GTCAGGATCCCTTCGAGGAATGACAAGCCTGGGGCCAGTCCTCTGAAGCAGTCGTACAAGGAG AACCTTCTTCCAGCTCCCATGGTCCTACCTACAGTCCATGAGCTAGACGTATTCAA GTGTTTCCAGTCAATCCTGATTCACAGTCAGATGCTCTGGGAGCTGATGTTACTAGGAGAGCCTGTTGTTGTCATGGCATCATCCCCAACAGTTTCCTCAGAAACTGTACTGGCCCTTATCAG CTGTGTGAGTCCGCTAAAATACTGCTGTGACTTTCGACCTTACTTCACAATTCATGACAGCGAATTTAAAGAGTACACAACCAGGACTCAGGCTCC ACCAAATGTGATCCTGGGAGTTACAAACCCCTTTTTCATCAAGACCTTCCAGTACTGGCCTCACATCATTCGCTTAGGAGATCTCAAGATGTCAG GGGATTTGCCAAAACAAGTGAAAGTGAAGAAACTGGCAAAACTAAAGACACTAGATACAAAGCCAG GTATTTATACAGCTTACAAAACATTTCTTCACAAAGACAAGGCCCTAATTAAAAGACTGTTAAAA ggAATTCAAAGGAAGAGACCATCAGAGGTACAGAGTGCAATTCTGAGGCGCCATTTCCTAGAGCTCACACAGAGCTTCATTATTCCACTG GAGCGTTATGTAGCAAGCCTGATGCCTCTCCAGAGAGCTGTGACGCCTTGGAAA AACCCTCCTCAAATCCGGTCCTTCAACCAGGAGGAGTTCATGAAGACGCTGGAGCACGCAGGACCTCAGCTCACTTCTGTGCTGAAGGGAGACTGGCTGGGCCTGTATCG gagatTTTTCAGGTCCCCAAACTTTGATGGCTGGTATCGCCTTCGACACAAAGAAATGACCCAAAAACTGGAGTGTCTTCACTTGGAGGTTATCTGCGAGGCC GACTTGCTGGCTTGGATTAAAGATAAATCCGAAGTAGAGATCGTGGACTTAATCCTGAAACTGCGAGAAAAGCTG ATGAGAGCCCACCGCCAGCAGCTGCCAGTCAAGGAGGAGATGCTGCAGAGACTGGAGCTCTACATCCAGACCATCATCAGCTCCCTTCCAGAGGACTTACAGGCCGTCCTCCGGCGCCACTGA